A segment of the Xenorhabdus bovienii SS-2004 genome:
CTGTGAGTATGCAGAAAGGCATTGATCCTAATGCACCGGTTAACCGCCGTATCAGCATTGTTGTCTTGAATAAAGATGCAGAAAAACGGATTGAGCAGGAAAACAGTGGTGGTGACGCCATGACCGCTAACAATAGTATGGATATGCAAGAAGTCATCAGAACGGATTCGAATAAGGGAGCGCCTTCTCAGCAATCCACCGAACAATCCAATGAAATCACAATATCGGTGCAGACTCAGATTGAACCGTCCAGTGATACTAATAAGGTGACAGAGTAAGTAACGATGGATATTACCGCGTTTTATCAGACCTTCTTTGATGAAGCAGATGAATTATTGGACGATATGGAGCAGCATTTATTGCTGCTCGATGCCGATGAACCTGATCATGAACAACTAAATGCAATTTTTCGCAGCGCCCACTCCATCAAGGGAGGCGCTGCAACTTTTGGTTTTGCCAAGCTGCAACAAACCACGCATGTTTTGGAGAATCTGCTAGACAGTGCCAGACGTGACGAAATACGCCTGACTACTGACATTATCAACCTGTTTTTAGAAGCGAAAGATATTATGCAGCAACAATTGGATGCCTATAAAAGTTCTCAGGAGCCGGATGAAGATACATTCAATTATATCTGCGAGACATTGCGTCAGCTTGCCTTAGAGCTACAGGACGATAAGCAGGATAAGAGTGCTGACGCTGCCGCCCCGGCAATTCAGTCTGAACCTGCATTGAAAGAGACTGTACTGGAAGCTGAAGAAGAACAGACAATCGTGATCAATCAGCCAGAAGAAAAAAATCTTCCGGCAGGCAAAGCTGATCAAGGGAGAATCCGCGTTCATCTATCCGGGCTAAAAGAACGCGAAGTCTCCTTGATGAAGGATGAATTGGGGCATCTTGGTGATGTTTATGATGTTGAACAGACCGCAGACAGCCTTGAAGCTTCATTGATCACATCTGCAACAGAGGATGACATCACCGCTGTAATGTGTTTTGTGATTGAACCTGAACAGATAACATTTCTGCCTGTTGCGGACTCGCATCCGGCAGAAGAAACTGAAGCAGACACTCAGTCTGAAAAAAAACCAGCGGCAGAAGGTGTGGCAATCGAAAGTCGAGTAGCTGCAAGTACAATAAGTACCGATAAGCCACAGCCTGCTGATGTGCCACAAAAATCAGAAGGACATGGAGTAGGGCGTCCGGCCTCGCGTCCGGTAGCTGGTTCACCACGTCAACGTGCTGAATCTTCCAGTATTCGTGTTGCTGTTGAGAAGGTGGATCAACTCATCAATCTGGTGGGAGAACTGGTCATTACCCAATCTATGCTGGCACAGCATTGTGATGGATTGGAGCAGACAAAACATAGCGAGCTGCTGAGTTGTATGGCTCAATTGCAGCGAAACTCCCGTGATTTGCAAGAATCCGTCATGTCGATCCGTATGATGCCGATGGAGTACGTTTTCAGCCGATATCCACGTTTGGTGCGGGATTTGGCAGGTAAACTGAACAAAAAAGTGGAACTGACGCTGATCGGCAGCTCAACGGAACTCGATAAAAGCTTGATCGAGCGGATTATTGATCCTCTCACGCATCTAGTACGCAACAGCCTCGATCACGGTATTGAAAACCCGGAAAAACGGATTGCAGCCGGAAAATCAGAAACGGGTAACTTGACACTCTCGGCTGAACATCAGGGCGGCAACATCTGCATTGAAGTTATCGATGATGGAGCAGGCCTGAATCGCGAGAAGATCTTGGCAAAAGCGCGGTCTCAAGGCCTGAATATCAGTGAAAACATGAGTAATGAAGAAGTTGCTATGTTGATTTTTGCGCCTGGATTCTCTACCGCAGAAGTGGTAACGGATGTTTCTGGTCGCGGCGTCGGAATGGATGTTGTTAAGCGCAATATTCAGGATATGGGTGGCCAGATTCAGATTAGTTTCCAAGAAGGGAAAGGGACGATCATTCGCATTTTACTGCCGTTAACATTAGCAATACTGGATGGCATGTCCGTCAAAGTCAATAGCGAAGTCTTCATTCTGCCATTGAGTGCTGTGGTCAGTTCATTACAGCCACAGGAAGAAGATATCTATCCTCTGGCGGGTGATGAAAAACTGCTGCAAGTCCGTGGAGAATATTTACCGCTACTGGAATTGTACCGGATATTTGATATTTCGAGCGGAGAAACCTCGCCAACCAAAGGTATTGCCGTCATTGTCCAGAGCGCGGGGCGCCGCTATGCTTTGCTGGTGGATAAACTGGTCGGACAGCATCAGGTGGTCGTTAAAAATATCGAGAGCAATTACCGTAAAGTACCTGGCATTTCGGCTGCCACCATTATGGGAGACGGTAGTGTTGCCCTGATCATTGATATTCCTGCTTTGCAGAAACTCAATCATGAACAGTTGGCTACGCGTAAGGCGGAGCTGGTGAATAAAAAAATAACACAGTGAAAGGTAACATCATGTCAGCCATAGAAGAATTCAGTAAATTATCGGGGGAAACAACCGGAAAGGAATATCTGGTTTTCACCTTGGGTGACGAAGAGTATGGAATTGAAATACTGAAAGTGCAGGAAATACGCGGTTACGACCAAGTTACCCGGATTGCAAATACACCTTCTTTTATCAAAGGGATAACCAATCTGCGTGGGGTGATAGTTCCCATTATTGACTTGAGGATCAAATTCTCGCAGGAAAACGTCACTTATAACGACAACACCGTCGTGATTGTCCTGAACCTGCTTAATCGTGTGGTGGGAATTGTGGTCGATGGTGTGTCCGATGTGCTGTCTCTGAAGGACGATCAAATTTGTCCAGCGCCGGAGTTTGCGGTTACCTTGTCAACTGAATATCTGACAGGGTTAGGTTCCATTGATGAACGAATGCTGATTCTGGTAGATATCGAAAAACTCCTGAACAGTGAAGAAATGGCATTGGTGGATTCTGTCGCTAAGAGCTGATATTTCAGGGCTGCCGTGATTGTTGCCACTCATTATAGCCAGTCGAGCAAAACGGCAGCCTTACTTGTTTTAGATCAAAAAAATAGTGCAAAAACTCAATTTTTTGGATTACACATAAAGTTCCCTTTAAGGGTGCCGATAACACTGGCATAGCAATTTATTACAAAAGGGAAGTCATGTTTAACCGAATGAAAATAGTGACGGGGCTAATCTCAGTCATCATATTATTTGGTGC
Coding sequences within it:
- the cheW gene encoding chemotaxis protein CheW — its product is MSAIEEFSKLSGETTGKEYLVFTLGDEEYGIEILKVQEIRGYDQVTRIANTPSFIKGITNLRGVIVPIIDLRIKFSQENVTYNDNTVVIVLNLLNRVVGIVVDGVSDVLSLKDDQICPAPEFAVTLSTEYLTGLGSIDERMLILVDIEKLLNSEEMALVDSVAKS
- the cheA gene encoding chemotaxis protein CheA produces the protein MEQHLLLLDADEPDHEQLNAIFRSAHSIKGGAATFGFAKLQQTTHVLENLLDSARRDEIRLTTDIINLFLEAKDIMQQQLDAYKSSQEPDEDTFNYICETLRQLALELQDDKQDKSADAAAPAIQSEPALKETVLEAEEEQTIVINQPEEKNLPAGKADQGRIRVHLSGLKEREVSLMKDELGHLGDVYDVEQTADSLEASLITSATEDDITAVMCFVIEPEQITFLPVADSHPAEETEADTQSEKKPAAEGVAIESRVAASTISTDKPQPADVPQKSEGHGVGRPASRPVAGSPRQRAESSSIRVAVEKVDQLINLVGELVITQSMLAQHCDGLEQTKHSELLSCMAQLQRNSRDLQESVMSIRMMPMEYVFSRYPRLVRDLAGKLNKKVELTLIGSSTELDKSLIERIIDPLTHLVRNSLDHGIENPEKRIAAGKSETGNLTLSAEHQGGNICIEVIDDGAGLNREKILAKARSQGLNISENMSNEEVAMLIFAPGFSTAEVVTDVSGRGVGMDVVKRNIQDMGGQIQISFQEGKGTIIRILLPLTLAILDGMSVKVNSEVFILPLSAVVSSLQPQEEDIYPLAGDEKLLQVRGEYLPLLELYRIFDISSGETSPTKGIAVIVQSAGRRYALLVDKLVGQHQVVVKNIESNYRKVPGISAATIMGDGSVALIIDIPALQKLNHEQLATRKAELVNKKITQ